In one ANME-2 cluster archaeon genomic region, the following are encoded:
- a CDS encoding methanogenesis marker 5 protein codes for MVKVFIYPSNSLILSDLIDRFGHEPLAVMREVGKKIRTAGLDSPPINITPEDPKIGLKYAAVEVPSGVRGRMALLGPLLEEAEAAVIVMEPDIAFGCMGCARTNELVNFLVRTKNIPILELNYPRTEEDAKAFVHMIHDFTDGLGKGDK; via the coding sequence ATGGTTAAGGTTTTTATTTACCCCAGCAACAGTCTGATTTTATCAGACCTTATAGACAGGTTCGGTCATGAACCTCTTGCTGTAATGCGGGAGGTCGGGAAAAAAATCCGTACGGCAGGACTGGATTCGCCGCCAATTAATATTACACCCGAAGACCCGAAGATCGGACTGAAATATGCTGCTGTTGAAGTACCTTCCGGTGTAAGGGGCAGGATGGCGCTGCTTGGTCCATTGCTCGAGGAGGCCGAGGCAGCCGTTATTGTCATGGAGCCAGACATAGCCTTCGGATGTATGGGCTGCGCCCGCACCAATGAGCTTGTAAACTTTTTGGTCAGGACAAAGAATATACCCATACTGGAACTGAATTATCCCCGCACTGAAGAGGATGCAAAGGCATTTGTGCATATGATACATGATTTTACAGACGGACTTGGAAAGGGGGATAAGTGA
- a CDS encoding methanogenesis marker 6 protein has product MNDDDIISKMIVLHSTFTLPSDLVIRIYESKADITVKETCFGLIIEGKRSVVDEVAREMRSLDPNRIFIKERGVPPGDPYRCRVGRGGGPKPGFHQHELEFPFLPYITSALEEIERGEGKGTKMTRSLPIHIETFKDIIEKEVAQSK; this is encoded by the coding sequence ATGAACGATGATGATATTATAAGTAAAATGATAGTCCTGCACTCCACCTTTACCCTTCCCAGCGATCTTGTTATCAGGATATATGAAAGCAAGGCTGATATCACAGTAAAAGAGACTTGTTTTGGTCTTATTATCGAGGGAAAAAGGTCTGTAGTAGATGAAGTTGCCAGGGAGATGCGGAGTCTTGACCCCAACCGGATATTTATTAAGGAAAGGGGTGTGCCGCCTGGCGATCCGTACCGCTGCAGGGTCGGGCGGGGAGGTGGACCCAAACCCGGGTTCCATCAGCACGAGCTTGAATTTCCGTTTTTGCCATATATTACTTCAGCACTTGAAGAGATCGAGAGAGGGGAGGGCAAGGGAACGAAAATGACCAGGTCTTTACCCATACACATAGAAACATTCAAAGACATTATTGAAAAAGAGGTTGCACAGTCCAAATGA